In the Bradyrhizobium guangzhouense genome, one interval contains:
- a CDS encoding SulP family inorganic anion transporter, with protein sequence MITPSEPKWTRFFPPADWLAAYRREWLPADAVAGVTLAAYAIPVSLAYAALAGLQPQIGVYGYMLGGIGYALLGDSRQLAIGPTSAISLMIAATVGALAGGDAVKYAQIASLAAFGVAVLCFTAWLFKLSVLVRLVSDSILVGFKAGAGLTIIMSQLPSLFGVAGGGHNFFDRAFKLAGQLGHLDPLVLAIGAVALLLLLLGERLLPGKPVGITIVALAIVVATLSGFPGRGVPVTGKIPEGLPALGMPTFGLLEFDDLFPLAAGCVLLAYIEGVSAARSFAAKHGYPLDVRQEFLGLGAANLAAAFGHGYPVAGGLSQSAVNDSAGARTPLALVICSVTLGLCLLFFTGLLTNLPKAVLAAIVFAAVYKLVDIRALVRMWQVSRIDFYAASIALISVLLLGILQGVLLASIASIILLLARASRPNVAFLGRLPGSGRYSDSARHRDVEPLVGIIAFRPEASLLYINAETILDTVLTALRSSPGVHLVACDLSASPTIDLAGARMLHDLHDELASRRVTLCIVGAHAQLRDLLRAEGLGEKTDSGQWLRSLDSVLGENTGGPAAQRTA encoded by the coding sequence ATGATTACGCCATCCGAACCGAAATGGACGCGGTTCTTTCCACCGGCCGACTGGCTTGCCGCCTATCGTCGCGAATGGCTTCCAGCCGATGCCGTCGCCGGCGTCACACTCGCCGCTTACGCCATTCCGGTCTCGCTGGCCTACGCGGCACTTGCCGGCCTGCAGCCGCAGATCGGTGTCTACGGCTACATGCTCGGCGGCATTGGTTATGCCCTGCTTGGGGATTCGCGGCAGTTGGCGATCGGCCCGACGTCGGCGATCTCGCTGATGATCGCAGCGACCGTCGGCGCGCTCGCCGGCGGCGACGCCGTGAAGTATGCCCAGATTGCAAGTCTCGCGGCGTTCGGCGTTGCGGTGCTCTGCTTCACGGCCTGGCTGTTCAAGCTCAGCGTGCTGGTTCGGCTGGTCAGCGACAGCATTCTGGTCGGATTCAAGGCCGGTGCGGGGCTCACCATCATCATGAGCCAGTTGCCGAGCCTTTTCGGTGTCGCCGGCGGCGGGCACAATTTCTTTGACCGTGCCTTCAAGCTGGCCGGGCAGCTCGGTCATCTCGATCCCCTGGTGCTGGCGATCGGTGCTGTCGCGCTCCTGCTGCTTCTGCTCGGCGAACGGCTCTTGCCTGGCAAGCCGGTCGGTATCACCATCGTGGCTCTCGCGATCGTGGTGGCGACGCTATCAGGCTTTCCCGGCCGCGGTGTGCCCGTGACCGGGAAGATCCCGGAGGGCCTACCGGCGCTGGGCATGCCGACCTTCGGCCTGCTTGAATTCGACGATTTGTTTCCGCTCGCCGCCGGCTGCGTGCTGCTGGCGTACATCGAAGGCGTTTCGGCGGCCCGGAGCTTTGCCGCCAAGCACGGCTATCCGCTCGACGTCCGCCAGGAGTTTTTGGGGCTGGGCGCCGCGAACCTCGCCGCCGCCTTCGGTCATGGCTATCCCGTCGCCGGCGGCCTGTCGCAATCGGCGGTCAATGACAGCGCGGGTGCGCGAACACCTCTTGCGCTCGTGATCTGTTCGGTCACGCTCGGGCTCTGTCTTCTGTTCTTCACGGGGCTGCTGACCAACCTGCCGAAGGCGGTACTCGCGGCCATCGTCTTTGCCGCGGTCTACAAGCTGGTCGATATCCGAGCGCTGGTGCGGATGTGGCAGGTGAGCCGGATCGACTTCTACGCTGCGTCGATCGCACTGATCTCGGTGCTGTTGCTCGGCATCCTCCAGGGCGTCTTGCTGGCCTCGATCGCGTCGATCATCCTGCTGCTGGCGCGCGCCTCGCGGCCCAACGTTGCCTTTCTCGGCCGCTTGCCGGGCAGCGGCCGCTATTCGGACAGCGCGCGACATCGGGACGTCGAGCCGCTCGTCGGCATCATCGCGTTTCGTCCCGAAGCTTCGCTGCTCTACATCAATGCCGAGACGATTCTGGATACGGTGCTGACCGCGCTGCGTAGTTCGCCGGGCGTCCATCTGGTCGCCTGCGACCTTTCCGCGTCGCCCACGATCGATCTGGCGGGCGCGCGCATGCTGCACGATCTCCATGACGAGCTTGCGTCGCGCCGGGTGACCCTCTGCATCGTCGGCGCGCACGCGCAGCTTCGCGACCTGCTGCGCGCCGAAGGGCTCGGGGAGAAGACCGACAGCGGTCAGTGGCTGCGCTCGCTCGACAGCGTGCTCGGCGAAAACACCGGCGGTCCGGCGGCCCAGCGAACGGCGTGA
- a CDS encoding decarboxylase, which produces MSKDTKAAQKRIDQFFSGPGARADDWRDLVEAAKVWARGGDRAPYDEALANLSVTEEFHGYPGLQLMAALREAASSGDAAASRSLATRITQALATRSFRQHAGDWNAKDDGNGDAPELASPTFAGHKARRPYFETLIVTGVSSSQWPALAAEWRKLRRPEDGFIYEPVIVGSLEDAFCATMLNPNLGAVIINEGFGLRSRHDAPVLRSLTATAGLKDESDASALRLAQIIKRVRPELDLYMISNRDVEELAGNPEANVVRRIFYSVEELLELHLSILEGIQDRYDTPFFDNLKKYAQRPIGTFHALPIARGKSIFKSDWIRDMGEFYGPNLFLAESSATTGGLDSMLEPTGNIKKAQEKAARALGADRVFFVTNGTSTSNKMAVQALLAPGDIAIVDRNCHKSHHYGMVLAGAQPLYVEAFPMTEYSMYGAVPLKTIKQALLNARAEGRLDRVKMLDLTNCTFDGHIYNTRRVMEECLAIKPDLIFLWDEAWFGFARFSPFLRRRTGLGAANDIEAWMRDPKSVDAYEKQQAQLGKTPTDEVLLNTRLVPDPRKIRLRVYQTNSTHKSMSAIRQGSMLSVKDVEFHTVEQQFKEAVFTHASTSPNQQLIASLDISRRQMELEGYGLVANAIEIAFAIRQAVNNNPLLSKYFRILGADGMVPAQYRQTGFTDYLSAGVNWATTLKSLDEDEFCLDPTRMTLVCGMAGFDGTQFKGILANDYNIQVNKTSRNSVLVQSNINNTRSDVAHLIRVLAEIAGEVDRGLVQGGENARKTFEARVKSLMKDVPDLPNFSHFHPSFRGDSGTRTNEGDIRSGFYAAYDVAGCEHIRLNDPEIDRRLKAGPELVSANFVIPYPPGFPIMVPGQVITQETIDFMRKLDVKEIHGYDAKEGLKLVRTEALAKLGRPKPGTQPKLKAAS; this is translated from the coding sequence ATGTCCAAGGACACCAAGGCCGCGCAGAAGCGCATCGATCAGTTCTTCTCCGGTCCCGGCGCGCGCGCGGACGATTGGCGCGATCTGGTCGAGGCTGCCAAAGTCTGGGCGCGCGGCGGCGATCGCGCACCTTATGACGAGGCGCTGGCCAATCTGTCGGTGACGGAAGAATTCCACGGCTATCCCGGCCTGCAATTGATGGCGGCCCTGCGCGAGGCAGCCTCGTCAGGCGATGCGGCCGCCTCGCGCTCGCTTGCGACCCGGATCACCCAGGCGTTGGCCACGCGATCCTTCCGCCAGCATGCCGGCGATTGGAATGCGAAGGATGATGGCAATGGCGATGCGCCCGAACTGGCGTCGCCCACCTTCGCCGGGCATAAGGCGCGCCGACCCTATTTCGAGACCTTGATCGTCACCGGCGTGTCATCCAGCCAATGGCCGGCTCTCGCGGCCGAATGGCGCAAGCTGCGCCGTCCAGAAGACGGCTTCATTTACGAGCCGGTCATCGTCGGCAGTCTCGAAGACGCCTTCTGCGCGACCATGCTCAATCCGAATCTGGGGGCCGTCATCATCAACGAGGGCTTTGGCCTTCGTTCCCGGCACGATGCGCCGGTGCTCCGTTCGCTCACGGCGACGGCCGGTCTCAAGGACGAATCCGATGCCTCCGCGCTGCGTCTCGCCCAGATCATCAAGCGCGTCAGGCCGGAGCTCGATCTCTACATGATCTCGAACCGCGACGTCGAGGAACTCGCCGGCAATCCCGAGGCCAACGTGGTTCGCCGCATTTTCTATTCGGTGGAAGAGCTGTTGGAACTGCATCTGTCGATCCTCGAAGGCATCCAGGACCGCTACGACACGCCGTTCTTCGACAATCTCAAGAAATACGCCCAGCGCCCCATAGGCACTTTCCACGCGCTGCCGATCGCCCGCGGCAAGTCGATCTTCAAATCCGACTGGATCCGCGACATGGGCGAGTTCTATGGCCCGAACCTGTTCCTGGCCGAGAGCAGCGCGACCACCGGCGGTCTCGACAGCATGCTGGAGCCGACCGGCAACATCAAGAAGGCCCAGGAGAAGGCGGCGAGGGCGCTTGGCGCCGACCGCGTCTTCTTCGTCACCAACGGCACCTCGACCTCGAACAAGATGGCGGTGCAGGCGCTGCTCGCGCCGGGCGACATCGCGATCGTCGATCGCAACTGCCACAAGTCGCACCATTACGGCATGGTGCTCGCCGGCGCGCAGCCGCTCTATGTCGAAGCGTTCCCGATGACGGAATATTCGATGTATGGCGCAGTGCCGCTCAAGACGATCAAGCAGGCCCTGCTCAACGCCAGGGCCGAGGGCCGGCTCGATCGCGTCAAGATGCTGGACCTGACCAACTGCACCTTCGACGGCCACATCTACAACACCCGCCGGGTGATGGAGGAATGCCTCGCCATCAAGCCGGATCTGATCTTCCTGTGGGACGAGGCCTGGTTCGGCTTCGCGCGCTTCTCGCCGTTCCTGCGCCGCCGCACCGGCCTCGGCGCCGCCAACGACATCGAGGCGTGGATGCGTGATCCCAAATCGGTCGATGCCTATGAGAAGCAACAGGCTCAGCTCGGCAAGACCCCGACGGACGAGGTGCTGCTCAACACGAGGCTCGTTCCCGATCCCAGGAAGATCCGCTTGCGGGTGTACCAGACCAACTCGACCCATAAGTCGATGTCGGCGATCCGGCAGGGTTCGATGCTGTCGGTCAAGGACGTCGAATTCCACACGGTCGAGCAGCAATTCAAGGAGGCCGTGTTCACGCATGCCTCCACCAGCCCGAACCAGCAGCTCATCGCCAGCCTCGACATCTCGCGGCGGCAGATGGAGCTGGAGGGCTATGGCCTCGTCGCCAATGCGATCGAGATCGCGTTCGCGATCCGGCAGGCGGTGAACAACAATCCGCTGCTCTCGAAATACTTCCGCATCCTCGGCGCCGACGGCATGGTGCCGGCGCAGTATCGCCAGACCGGCTTCACGGATTATCTCTCGGCTGGCGTGAACTGGGCGACGACACTGAAGAGCCTCGACGAGGACGAGTTCTGCCTCGATCCGACCCGCATGACGCTGGTGTGCGGCATGGCCGGTTTCGACGGGACCCAGTTCAAGGGCATTCTCGCCAACGACTACAATATCCAGGTCAACAAGACCTCGCGCAACTCGGTCCTGGTCCAGTCCAACATCAACAACACCCGCAGCGACGTCGCGCATCTCATTCGCGTCCTCGCCGAGATCGCAGGCGAGGTCGATCGGGGGCTGGTGCAAGGCGGCGAAAATGCGCGCAAGACGTTCGAGGCGCGCGTCAAGAGCCTGATGAAGGACGTGCCCGACTTGCCGAACTTCTCGCACTTCCATCCGAGCTTCCGCGGTGATTCCGGCACCAGGACCAACGAGGGCGACATCCGCAGCGGCTTCTATGCCGCCTATGACGTCGCCGGCTGCGAGCATATCCGCCTCAACGATCCCGAGATCGACCGTCGGCTGAAGGCCGGCCCCGAGCTGGTCTCGGCGAATTTCGTGATCCCTTATCCGCCGGGCTTCCCGATCATGGTGCCGGGCCAGGTGATCACCCAGGAGACCATCGACTTCATGCGCAAGCTCGATGTGAAGGAGATCCATGGCTACGACGCCAAGGAGGGGCTCAAGCTCGTGCGCACGGAGGCTCTGGCGAAGCTCGGCCGGCCCAAGCCCGGCACGCAGCCGAAGCTCAAGGCCGCGTCATAG
- a CDS encoding aspartate:alanine exchanger family transporter, which translates to MQGFFTFLQQNPYLLLFFVVGLAVYIGRASIKGYGLGMVAGAIVVGAGLSVWSSTYGVKLELNNFAKSLFYYLFMYGVGLRVGPSFINSLKGDGLKFCILALVSSVLGLALVVLGAKIFDLPVGAAGGMLAGSQTMSAAIGSAEQAITSGVVKLPEGMKPEQASGMIALSYGITYIWGTVGIILICKYLPRWWGVDARAAAKQYEQEFGVKDLEGGGLTGYRQFGLRAYRLENPATAGISIAKFRAMNPEYRIVNVGRNGEPQGADADLVLQKGDIVALGGSTEHLTDKMGLIGPEVADAKTLGVPMDQADILITNKDMVGRTFESFRDTAIAGQLQVTKVERGGVQIPAGLKTKLERMDIVSVVGLKSAVNELGDMWGRIARTNTSTDLLTLATGMILGFLIGMVDFPAFGARVGLGNAGGLLLSGVIVSSIVSRLRFFGNTPNAARNVLEDLGLVVFVAIVGVNAGAGLLSQLTGAIALKIFIVGFIACTIPPFIVWAIGFHVFKINPAVLMGGVAGARSHSGPCREAAVEIQSSVPWIGFPVGYAVSGILLTIFGYFAMLLAQ; encoded by the coding sequence ATGCAGGGATTTTTCACGTTCCTTCAGCAGAACCCGTATCTGCTGCTGTTCTTCGTCGTCGGCCTCGCCGTCTATATTGGCCGGGCCAGCATCAAGGGTTACGGCCTCGGCATGGTCGCCGGCGCCATTGTGGTGGGCGCCGGCCTGTCGGTGTGGTCGTCGACCTACGGCGTCAAGCTCGAGCTGAATAATTTTGCCAAGAGTCTGTTCTACTATCTCTTCATGTACGGGGTGGGCCTGCGTGTCGGGCCGTCCTTCATCAACAGCCTGAAAGGTGACGGGCTGAAGTTCTGCATATTGGCGCTGGTGTCGAGCGTGCTCGGCCTCGCGCTGGTCGTTCTTGGTGCCAAGATCTTCGATCTTCCTGTTGGTGCCGCGGGCGGCATGCTGGCGGGCTCGCAGACGATGTCCGCGGCGATCGGCTCGGCTGAGCAGGCAATCACCTCGGGCGTCGTCAAATTGCCCGAAGGCATGAAGCCCGAGCAGGCTTCCGGCATGATCGCGCTGTCCTACGGTATCACCTACATCTGGGGCACCGTCGGCATCATCCTGATCTGCAAATATCTGCCGCGCTGGTGGGGCGTCGACGCCCGGGCCGCCGCGAAGCAATATGAGCAGGAATTCGGGGTCAAGGATCTCGAAGGCGGCGGCCTCACCGGCTATCGCCAGTTCGGCCTGCGCGCGTACAGACTGGAGAACCCGGCCACGGCGGGCATCAGCATCGCCAAGTTCCGCGCGATGAATCCGGAATACCGGATCGTCAACGTCGGACGGAACGGCGAGCCGCAAGGCGCCGATGCCGATCTCGTGCTGCAAAAGGGCGATATCGTCGCCTTGGGCGGCTCGACCGAGCATCTCACCGACAAGATGGGCCTGATCGGTCCCGAGGTCGCGGATGCCAAAACACTCGGCGTTCCCATGGACCAGGCGGACATCCTCATCACCAACAAGGACATGGTGGGACGGACGTTCGAATCCTTCCGCGATACGGCGATTGCCGGCCAGTTGCAGGTTACCAAGGTCGAGCGCGGGGGCGTGCAGATCCCGGCCGGTCTCAAGACCAAGCTGGAGCGGATGGACATCGTCTCGGTCGTCGGCCTCAAGTCTGCGGTCAACGAGCTCGGCGACATGTGGGGCCGCATTGCGCGCACCAACACGTCGACCGACCTGCTGACGCTGGCGACCGGCATGATCCTCGGCTTCCTGATCGGCATGGTGGACTTCCCAGCGTTCGGCGCCAGGGTTGGCCTCGGCAATGCCGGCGGCCTCCTGCTGTCGGGTGTGATCGTGTCCTCGATCGTGTCGCGGCTCCGGTTCTTCGGCAATACGCCGAACGCGGCTCGCAACGTGCTCGAAGATCTCGGCCTCGTCGTGTTCGTTGCCATCGTCGGCGTCAATGCCGGCGCCGGGCTGCTGTCGCAGCTGACGGGTGCGATTGCCCTCAAGATCTTCATCGTCGGGTTCATTGCCTGCACGATCCCGCCGTTCATCGTCTGGGCGATCGGCTTCCACGTCTTCAAGATCAACCCGGCGGTGCTGATGGGCGGCGTTGCCGGCGCGCGGTCGCATTCCGGTCCGTGCCGGGAGGCCGCGGTCGAAATTCAGAGCTCCGTGCCCTGGATCGGATTCCCGGTCGGCTATGCCGTCTCGGGCATCCTGCTGACCATCTTCGGCTATTTCGCAATGCTGCTGGCGCAGTAA
- the ppk2 gene encoding polyphosphate kinase 2: MAKDKSAEKMKRKVYEKELEKLQVELCHLQEWVKAQRLKVIILFEGRDAAGKGGTIKALTEKVSPRVFRVCALPAPSDRQKSQLFLQRYIEQYPAGGEIVIFDRSWYNRAGVEYVMGFCSPADHKRFLELCPLVEKFAVDAGIILIKLWLEVGMEEQELRFKARIEDPLRQWKLSPMDTESFGRWYDYSRARDMMFEATDTKHAPWRLIRSDDKRRARLNVISHILQTIPYKKVKREKVKLPPRSHKGRYNDQASLRGRKFVEERY; encoded by the coding sequence ATGGCGAAGGACAAGTCCGCGGAGAAAATGAAGCGCAAAGTCTACGAGAAGGAGCTCGAAAAGCTCCAGGTCGAGCTGTGTCACCTTCAGGAGTGGGTCAAAGCGCAGAGACTCAAGGTGATCATCCTCTTCGAGGGCCGCGACGCTGCCGGCAAGGGCGGCACCATCAAGGCCTTGACCGAAAAGGTGAGCCCGCGCGTCTTCCGTGTCTGTGCCCTGCCCGCACCTTCCGACCGGCAGAAATCCCAACTCTTCCTGCAACGCTATATCGAACAGTATCCCGCCGGCGGCGAGATCGTGATCTTCGACCGCAGCTGGTACAACCGCGCCGGCGTCGAATATGTCATGGGCTTCTGTTCGCCGGCCGACCACAAGCGCTTCCTGGAATTGTGCCCGCTGGTCGAGAAATTCGCCGTGGATGCCGGCATCATCCTGATCAAGCTGTGGCTCGAGGTCGGGATGGAGGAGCAGGAACTCCGCTTCAAGGCGCGGATCGAGGATCCGCTGCGGCAATGGAAGTTGAGCCCGATGGACACCGAGTCATTCGGCCGCTGGTACGACTATTCCCGTGCGCGGGACATGATGTTCGAGGCGACCGACACCAAGCATGCGCCATGGCGGCTGATCCGCTCCGACGACAAGCGGCGTGCGCGGCTCAACGTCATCTCGCATATCCTGCAGACGATCCCCTACAAGAAGGTCAAGCGCGAGAAGGTCAAGCTGCCGCCTCGCTCCCACAAGGGACGCTACAACGACCAGGCCAGCCTGCGCGGGCGGAAGTTCGTCGAAGAGCGATATTGA
- a CDS encoding HlyD family secretion protein, with product MFELMFCSLLTIVPDYLYRRYGQGKRFGKEITFFSVWYELRWGITGCLMLTISLITMIFYFHPATESATLYFRTVPIVPEGSGRVAEVKVGFSQAVKKGDVLFTLDSSKQHAAFETAKRKVAEVDAAMLTAQADVSKAEAQIGEAKANLQQAKDELDVKSELQRRNPGIVPQRDIEKLQVLVDQRQSGVDAATAAKESASLQVSTLLPAQKASAAAALDQAQVDLDKTIVRAGVDGRVEQFLIRPGDVVNQLMRPAGVLIPEEAGRKMLQAGYGQIEAGVLKQGMVAEAACISKPWVIIPMVITTVQDYIAAGQFQAGQQLLEVQNAQQPGTILVFLEPLYKDGLDGVTPGSSCVVNAYTSNHEEISAEHTSTSRAFALHVVDGVGLVHAMLLRIQALLMPIKTLVLSGH from the coding sequence ATGTTTGAGCTGATGTTCTGCTCGCTGCTCACGATCGTTCCCGATTACCTCTATCGCCGCTACGGCCAGGGCAAGCGCTTCGGCAAGGAGATCACCTTCTTCTCGGTCTGGTACGAGCTGCGCTGGGGCATCACCGGCTGCCTGATGCTGACGATTTCGCTGATCACCATGATCTTCTACTTCCACCCGGCGACGGAGTCGGCGACGCTCTACTTTCGCACCGTGCCGATCGTGCCGGAGGGATCGGGCCGGGTTGCCGAAGTGAAGGTCGGCTTCAGCCAGGCGGTGAAGAAGGGCGACGTCCTGTTCACGCTGGATAGCTCCAAGCAGCACGCCGCATTCGAAACCGCCAAGCGGAAGGTTGCCGAGGTCGACGCCGCGATGCTGACGGCGCAGGCCGACGTGTCCAAGGCGGAAGCGCAAATTGGCGAGGCGAAAGCCAATCTTCAGCAGGCCAAGGACGAGCTCGACGTCAAGAGCGAGCTACAGCGCCGCAATCCCGGCATTGTCCCGCAACGCGACATCGAGAAGCTGCAGGTGCTGGTCGATCAGCGGCAATCCGGCGTTGACGCCGCGACGGCCGCGAAAGAGTCGGCAAGCCTGCAGGTCTCGACTTTGCTGCCGGCGCAGAAGGCGAGCGCCGCAGCGGCGCTCGATCAGGCCCAAGTCGATCTCGACAAGACCATTGTCCGAGCCGGTGTCGATGGCCGGGTCGAGCAGTTTCTCATCCGTCCCGGCGACGTCGTCAACCAGTTGATGCGTCCGGCAGGGGTTCTCATTCCGGAGGAAGCGGGCCGAAAGATGCTGCAAGCCGGTTATGGGCAGATCGAGGCGGGTGTGTTGAAGCAAGGCATGGTGGCGGAAGCTGCCTGCATCTCCAAACCCTGGGTCATCATCCCCATGGTGATCACGACGGTGCAGGATTACATCGCCGCGGGACAGTTCCAGGCGGGACAGCAATTGCTCGAGGTTCAGAACGCTCAACAGCCGGGCACGATCCTCGTGTTTCTCGAGCCGCTCTACAAGGATGGGCTCGACGGTGTCACACCGGGGAGCAGTTGCGTCGTCAACGCCTATACGAGCAATCATGAGGAGATTTCTGCCGAGCATACCAGCACCAGCCGGGCCTTCGCGCTCCACGTCGTCGATGGTGTCGGCCTCGTGCATGCGATGCTGCTGCGAATCCAGGCCTTGCTGATGCCCATCAAGACTCTGGTCTTGAGCGGTCATTGA
- a CDS encoding sensor histidine kinase produces the protein MSGRRSGVSVKPGAVWVAWLGLGLLLTACVLSGSADAAQRSARGEPKRVLILHSFGREFRPWSEYARSIKAGLEQRSSWPLDIQEHTLLSARFNNPGPEAPFVEYLASLYQGAPPDIVISIGAPAARFAQRYRAKLFPDTPMVLTVVEERLVDRSDLTDNDVVVSARLDFMAVFDNILRVLPDTKAVAIVIGASPLEKFWIDALKRDLIPLGNRLELVWLSDLSFQEILERAAKLPPHTVLFWGLMSVDAAGVMYEGDLALRSLRAVANAPIFSYQDPFFGGGTVGGPMQLTAETSRKTVDAVMRILGGEKPSAIKYEPIEFGRPKYDWRELQRWGISETSLPPNSEILFREPTIWERYRGQMLLIAAIILVQAGLISGLLHERNGRRVAEIESRRRLAELAHANRYSSVGELTTSIAHELNQPLGSILTNAETAELMLQGNSPDINEIRLILADIRRDDQRASEVIRRLRSVLKKTPFEIKNIELNETVREAVGLARAVAEGRRITLIYTPVLADLRVKGDPIQLQQVVLNLIINAMDAITDANAGKREVSVWTVRAGKESEVNVVDTGPGVAASDLAHVFDPFFSTKPQGMGMGLAIARTIVEAHHGTINATNQQAGGARFTIRLPLLG, from the coding sequence ATGAGCGGGCGCAGATCCGGGGTGTCGGTCAAGCCGGGTGCTGTTTGGGTTGCGTGGCTCGGGCTCGGCCTGTTGCTGACGGCCTGCGTTCTCTCCGGCAGCGCCGATGCCGCCCAGCGCAGCGCGCGCGGTGAGCCCAAGCGTGTGCTCATATTGCATTCTTTCGGCCGCGAATTCCGCCCCTGGAGCGAGTATGCGCGGAGCATCAAGGCCGGGCTCGAGCAGCGATCGTCCTGGCCGCTCGACATCCAGGAACACACGCTGCTCAGTGCGCGATTCAACAATCCCGGCCCGGAAGCGCCCTTCGTCGAATATCTCGCCTCGCTCTATCAAGGCGCACCGCCCGACATCGTGATCAGCATCGGTGCTCCGGCGGCGCGCTTCGCGCAGCGCTATCGCGCCAAGCTTTTTCCCGATACACCGATGGTGCTGACCGTGGTCGAGGAGCGGCTGGTGGATCGCTCCGATCTCACCGACAACGACGTCGTTGTGTCGGCCCGCCTCGATTTCATGGCGGTGTTTGACAATATCCTGCGCGTCCTGCCGGACACCAAAGCCGTCGCCATTGTGATAGGAGCATCGCCGCTCGAGAAATTCTGGATCGACGCATTGAAGCGGGATTTGATTCCGCTCGGAAATCGTCTCGAGCTCGTTTGGCTTTCTGACCTGTCGTTCCAGGAGATTCTCGAACGCGCGGCCAAGCTTCCGCCCCACACTGTGCTGTTCTGGGGGCTGATGTCGGTCGATGCCGCTGGCGTCATGTACGAGGGTGACCTCGCCTTGCGAAGCCTGCGCGCGGTCGCCAACGCGCCTATTTTCTCCTACCAGGACCCTTTTTTCGGCGGCGGCACCGTTGGCGGCCCGATGCAGCTCACGGCGGAGACGAGCCGCAAGACGGTCGATGCCGTGATGCGAATTCTCGGAGGCGAGAAACCGTCCGCCATCAAGTACGAGCCGATCGAATTCGGGCGGCCGAAATACGACTGGCGCGAATTGCAGCGCTGGGGCATCAGCGAAACTAGCCTGCCTCCCAACAGTGAAATCCTGTTTCGCGAGCCGACCATCTGGGAGCGCTATCGCGGGCAGATGCTGCTGATTGCTGCGATCATCTTGGTGCAGGCCGGCCTGATCAGCGGATTGTTACATGAGCGCAACGGCCGCCGGGTCGCGGAGATCGAGTCGCGACGACGCCTCGCCGAGCTTGCCCACGCCAACCGCTATTCGTCCGTCGGAGAGTTGACGACCTCGATCGCGCATGAGCTCAATCAGCCGCTGGGCTCGATCCTGACCAACGCCGAGACAGCCGAGCTCATGCTGCAGGGAAATTCACCCGACATCAACGAGATCCGGCTGATCCTCGCCGATATCAGGCGGGACGATCAGCGGGCGAGCGAGGTCATCCGCCGGCTGCGCAGCGTCCTGAAGAAGACGCCGTTCGAGATCAAGAATATCGAACTCAACGAGACGGTCCGGGAAGCGGTCGGCCTCGCCAGGGCCGTCGCCGAGGGACGTCGGATCACGCTGATCTATACCCCGGTGTTGGCCGATCTGCGCGTCAAAGGTGATCCCATCCAGCTTCAGCAGGTCGTTCTCAACTTGATCATCAATGCGATGGACGCGATCACCGATGCGAACGCCGGCAAGCGCGAGGTCAGCGTCTGGACCGTGCGCGCCGGCAAAGAGTCTGAGGTCAATGTCGTCGATACCGGACCGGGTGTGGCGGCGTCCGATCTCGCCCATGTGTTCGATCCCTTCTTTTCCACCAAGCCTCAAGGCATGGGCATGGGACTTGCGATCGCAAGGACCATCGTCGAGGCCCACCACGGCACGATCAACGCGACCAACCAGCAGGCGGGTGGGGCACGGTTCACCATCCGGCTGCCGCTCCTCGGTTGA